A part of Desulfomicrobium baculatum DSM 4028 genomic DNA contains:
- a CDS encoding nucleotidyltransferase substrate binding protein, with product MNPDIRWKQRFDNFVRALSTLEHAAHLASQRPLSDLEELGLIHGFEFTHELAWNTLKDFLEHKGITGLIGSRDATRTAFKNELIEDGQTWMDMIKDRNLSSRTYHLEVANRIAGNVLTRYYPAFQALSTRLKAAMNEETA from the coding sequence ATGAATCCTGACATCCGCTGGAAGCAACGCTTCGACAACTTCGTCCGGGCGCTATCCACTCTGGAACATGCGGCGCACCTCGCCAGCCAGCGCCCTTTGAGCGATCTGGAGGAGTTGGGGCTAATCCATGGATTTGAATTCACGCACGAACTGGCTTGGAACACCCTCAAGGACTTTCTTGAACACAAGGGTATCACCGGGCTTATCGGCTCACGCGACGCCACTCGCACGGCGTTCAAGAACGAACTGATCGAGGATGGCCAGACCTGGATGGACATGATCAAGGACCGCAACCTGAGTTCCCGCACCTACCATCTGGAAGTGGCAAACCGCATCGCGGGCAACGTGCTGACACGTTACTATCCCGCTTTCCAGGCCCTATCGACCCGCCTCAAAGCCGCCATGAACGAGGAAACCGCCTGA
- a CDS encoding nucleotidyltransferase domain-containing protein, which produces MRFGLPEEAILEIKSVLALYPEVEKAILYGSRAMGTFKPGSDIDLTLVGEKLTHNHLLGIMSDLDDLLLPWLIDLSLYADLDHSGLREHIDRVGQPLYERDMK; this is translated from the coding sequence ATGCGTTTCGGACTGCCCGAAGAGGCCATACTCGAAATCAAGTCTGTACTGGCCCTGTATCCTGAGGTCGAAAAGGCGATTCTTTACGGTTCCCGCGCCATGGGCACGTTCAAGCCCGGCTCGGACATCGACCTGACCCTGGTCGGCGAAAAGCTGACCCACAACCACCTTTTGGGCATCATGTCCGACCTCGACGACCTGCTCCTGCCCTGGCTCATCGACCTGTCCCTCTACGCCGATCTCGATCATTCCGGGTTGCGCGAGCACATCGACCGTGTCGGGCAGCCCCTGTACGAACGGGACATGAAATAG